From one Paenibacillus terrae HPL-003 genomic stretch:
- the metH gene encoding methionine synthase: MDKVSLQDALQRRILILDGAMGTMIQQEDLSPDDFGGEELEGCNEMLVLTRPDVIQGIHEAYLEAGSDLIETNTFGATSVVLADYDIPERAREINLVAAKLARNAADKYSTADKPRFVVGAMGPTTKTLSVTGGVTFAELIESYEEQALALIEGGVDALLLETSQDTLNVKAGSIGIRQAFEKTGIELPIMISGTIEPMGTTLAGQNIESFCISLEHLHPVSIGLNCATGPEFMRDHIRSLSDMSSAAISCYPNAGLPDENGQYHESPDSLARKMAAFAEKGWLNIAGGCCGTTPEHIRVMSESMAQFEPRPLEGHHPPAVSGIEPVYIEQENRPYMVGERTNVLGSRKFKRLIVEGKYEEASEIARAQVKSGAHVIDICVQDPDRDEMTDMEAFLKLVVNKVKVPLVIDTTDIQVIDTALQYSQGKAIINSINLEDGEEKFEKMAPLIHKYGAAVVVGTIDERGQAISREDKLEVAKRSYDLLVNRYGLAPEDLIFDTLVFPVGTGDEQYIGSAKETIEGIRIIKEALPGVHTILGISNVSFGLPEAGREVLNSVYLYECTKAGLDYAIVNTEKLERYASIPEHERKLAEDLIYKTNDDTLSAFVAAFRNKKVEKKEKVSNLSLEERLASYVVEGSKEGLIPDLEQALAKYSSLEIINGPLMKGMEEVGRLFNNNELIVAEVLQSAEVMKASVAYLEPYMEKNESSVKGKILLATVKGDVHDIGKNLVEIILSNNGYHIVNLGIKVPPERIIEAYREEKADAIGLSGLLVKSAQQMVLTAQDLKNANIDIPIMVGGAALTRKFTKNRIRPEYDGMVVYAKDAMDGLDIANKLMNPESRKKMAEEMEAEREAEAATVVEAKPLPKLTRAVRSKIAQDLPVYIPPDTDRHVLRNYPLNYILPYVNMQMLMGHHLGLKGNVEQLLASGNPKATQLKETVDSIMFEAVTDGIIQAHAVYRFFPAQSQGDQILIYDPSDVSKVLHTFTFPRQQVEPYLCLADYLKSVESGVMDYVGFMVVTAGHGIQQLSTQWKEKGDYLRSHALQSVALEVAEGLAERLHHIIRDSWGFPDSADMTMKQRHGARYQGIRVSFGYPACPDLEDQGPLFQLLKPEDIGVELTEGFMMEPEASVSAMVFSHPQAQYFNVEKV; this comes from the coding sequence TTGGATAAAGTTAGCTTACAGGATGCATTACAACGAAGAATACTCATTCTTGACGGGGCTATGGGTACCATGATCCAGCAAGAGGATCTTTCCCCCGACGATTTTGGCGGGGAAGAGCTCGAAGGCTGCAACGAGATGTTGGTCTTAACCAGACCGGATGTTATTCAAGGGATACATGAAGCATACTTGGAGGCCGGATCAGACCTGATTGAAACGAACACTTTTGGAGCGACATCCGTCGTTTTGGCGGATTACGATATACCGGAGCGCGCCCGTGAGATTAACCTGGTAGCAGCTAAACTGGCGCGTAACGCGGCGGATAAGTATAGTACTGCGGACAAGCCTCGTTTTGTTGTAGGGGCTATGGGACCGACGACGAAAACATTATCCGTGACAGGTGGTGTTACGTTTGCAGAACTGATCGAGAGCTATGAAGAGCAGGCATTGGCGCTGATTGAAGGCGGCGTGGATGCTCTGCTTTTGGAGACGTCGCAGGATACGCTTAACGTCAAAGCCGGAAGTATTGGAATTCGGCAGGCTTTTGAGAAGACGGGTATAGAGCTTCCCATAATGATTTCGGGAACGATCGAGCCGATGGGAACGACGTTGGCAGGGCAAAATATCGAATCCTTCTGCATATCGCTTGAACACTTGCACCCGGTGTCGATCGGGCTGAATTGTGCTACAGGGCCGGAGTTTATGCGAGATCACATTCGCTCTCTCTCTGACATGTCCTCAGCAGCGATTAGCTGTTATCCAAACGCAGGTCTGCCCGATGAAAACGGCCAATATCATGAATCACCTGATTCATTGGCCCGTAAAATGGCCGCTTTCGCCGAAAAAGGCTGGCTGAATATTGCAGGGGGGTGCTGCGGGACCACGCCTGAGCATATACGGGTTATGAGTGAAAGTATGGCGCAGTTTGAGCCTCGTCCGCTGGAAGGTCATCACCCACCGGCCGTATCCGGCATTGAGCCTGTATATATTGAACAGGAAAATCGTCCCTATATGGTTGGTGAACGAACGAATGTTCTCGGCTCCCGCAAATTCAAGCGTTTGATCGTGGAAGGCAAATATGAAGAGGCATCTGAAATTGCCCGCGCTCAGGTAAAGAGTGGGGCACATGTCATAGATATTTGTGTACAGGACCCGGACCGTGATGAAATGACGGATATGGAAGCCTTTTTGAAGCTGGTTGTGAATAAGGTAAAGGTCCCTCTCGTGATTGATACCACGGATATCCAGGTCATTGATACCGCCTTGCAATATTCGCAAGGGAAGGCGATCATTAACTCCATTAATTTGGAGGACGGCGAAGAGAAATTTGAGAAAATGGCACCCCTTATTCATAAATACGGCGCGGCTGTTGTTGTTGGAACCATTGATGAACGCGGTCAGGCTATTTCACGTGAGGATAAGCTTGAGGTGGCCAAGCGTTCCTATGATCTGCTGGTGAACCGTTACGGTCTGGCACCCGAGGATCTTATTTTTGATACGCTCGTATTTCCCGTAGGAACAGGTGATGAGCAATACATCGGTTCGGCCAAGGAAACGATTGAGGGTATTCGGATTATTAAAGAAGCACTTCCAGGAGTTCACACCATTCTGGGTATTAGTAACGTGTCCTTTGGTTTGCCGGAGGCGGGTCGTGAAGTGCTCAATTCCGTTTATCTATACGAATGTACCAAAGCAGGCTTGGACTATGCGATTGTAAATACAGAGAAGCTCGAACGTTATGCTTCGATACCCGAGCATGAACGGAAGCTCGCCGAAGACTTGATTTATAAAACGAACGACGATACTTTATCCGCTTTTGTGGCTGCTTTCCGTAATAAGAAAGTGGAGAAAAAAGAGAAGGTGTCCAACCTCTCGCTCGAAGAGCGGCTGGCTTCCTATGTAGTGGAGGGTAGTAAGGAGGGACTGATTCCGGATCTGGAGCAAGCGCTAGCCAAATATTCCTCGCTGGAGATTATTAATGGCCCGCTGATGAAGGGGATGGAAGAAGTAGGTCGGCTGTTTAACAATAACGAATTGATCGTCGCAGAGGTGCTGCAAAGCGCTGAAGTTATGAAGGCGTCGGTAGCTTACTTGGAACCGTATATGGAAAAAAATGAATCCTCGGTAAAAGGAAAGATCTTGCTGGCTACGGTCAAAGGTGATGTGCATGATATCGGTAAAAACCTGGTGGAAATTATTCTATCCAACAATGGTTACCATATTGTAAATCTGGGTATAAAAGTACCACCAGAACGCATTATTGAGGCTTACCGTGAAGAAAAGGCCGACGCGATTGGCTTATCTGGTTTGCTTGTTAAATCGGCTCAACAGATGGTGTTGACTGCACAGGATTTGAAAAATGCGAATATTGATATCCCGATTATGGTTGGCGGAGCTGCTTTGACGCGTAAGTTTACGAAAAACCGTATCCGTCCCGAGTATGACGGAATGGTTGTCTATGCGAAGGATGCAATGGATGGTTTGGACATAGCTAACAAGCTTATGAATCCTGAGTCCCGCAAGAAAATGGCTGAGGAAATGGAGGCTGAACGGGAAGCGGAAGCCGCGACGGTCGTGGAAGCCAAGCCGTTGCCGAAACTTACCCGGGCTGTTCGCTCTAAAATAGCTCAGGATTTGCCCGTCTATATTCCGCCGGATACGGATCGTCATGTACTGCGTAACTATCCGCTCAATTATATTTTGCCGTATGTGAATATGCAGATGCTGATGGGGCACCATCTTGGATTAAAAGGAAATGTTGAGCAATTGCTGGCTTCGGGGAATCCGAAAGCGACTCAGTTGAAGGAAACTGTAGATAGCATCATGTTTGAAGCCGTTACGGATGGAATTATTCAGGCACATGCTGTATATCGTTTCTTCCCGGCGCAGTCACAGGGAGATCAGATTTTGATTTATGATCCATCAGATGTGAGCAAGGTACTGCACACATTTACGTTTCCGCGTCAACAAGTAGAGCCTTATTTATGTCTGGCTGACTACTTGAAATCGGTGGAATCCGGAGTTATGGATTATGTAGGTTTCATGGTCGTTACGGCGGGTCATGGTATTCAACAGCTTTCCACCCAATGGAAAGAAAAAGGGGATTACTTACGCTCTCATGCACTTCAGTCGGTAGCACTGGAAGTGGCAGAAGGACTCGCCGAGCGGCTTCATCATATTATAAGGGACAGTTGGGGCTTCCCAGACTCGGCAGACATGACGATGAAACAGCGGCATGGGGCTAGATATCAGGGTATACGGGTATCTTTTGGCTATCCGGCATGTCCTGATCTGGAGGATCAGGGGCCATTGTTCCAGCTGTTGAAACCTGAGGATATTGGCGTTGAACTGACAGAAGGGTTTATGATGGAACCGGAGGCTTCTGTATCAGCCATGGTGTTCAGCCACCCTCAGGCGCAGTATTTTAACGTCGAAAAGGTATAA
- a CDS encoding DUF896 domain-containing protein has translation MDIDSLVERINELARKAKAEGLTEEETIERANLREIYLGNIRRNFRQQLETIEFVDDETPKGNGGLKH, from the coding sequence TTGGATATAGACAGCTTGGTAGAGCGCATCAATGAATTGGCGCGCAAAGCAAAAGCCGAGGGATTGACGGAAGAAGAAACAATAGAACGTGCCAATCTTCGGGAAATTTATTTGGGTAACATTCGCCGTAATTTTCGGCAGCAGCTTGAAACGATTGAATTTGTGGACGATGAAACGCCGAAGGGAAATGGCGGGCTGAAACATTAA
- a CDS encoding 1,2-dihydroxy-3-keto-5-methylthiopentene dioxygenase, which yields MAEILIRNTNVRISDEDKVREFLESQEVLYEHWDASKLSGELQENFTLTDEQKVAVLSTFEAEIKDLAARRGYKIWDVITLSEATPNLDELLAKFEQIHTHTEDEIRAIVAGKGIFIIKGPEEIGYFNVELSPGDVISVPENIPHFFTLMENQKIVAVRLFIEENGWIAEPFEDPSFIQA from the coding sequence GTGGCTGAAATCTTAATACGCAATACAAATGTACGAATTAGCGATGAAGACAAGGTACGTGAATTTTTGGAGAGTCAAGAGGTATTGTACGAGCATTGGGATGCTTCCAAGCTGTCCGGGGAGCTGCAAGAAAACTTTACCCTGACAGATGAGCAAAAAGTGGCTGTTCTAAGCACTTTTGAAGCCGAAATCAAGGATTTAGCCGCCCGTCGTGGGTATAAAATATGGGACGTAATCACCTTGTCCGAAGCAACGCCGAATTTGGACGAGCTGCTTGCCAAGTTTGAGCAAATTCATACCCATACCGAAGATGAAATCCGTGCTATTGTAGCAGGCAAAGGCATTTTCATCATTAAAGGTCCTGAAGAAATCGGATATTTTAATGTTGAGCTTTCACCAGGTGACGTTATTTCCGTACCAGAAAATATTCCTCACTTTTTTACCTTAATGGAAAATCAGAAGATCGTCGCAGTACGTTTGTTCATCGAAGAAAATGGGTGGATTGCCGAACCGTTTGAAGATCCATCGTTTATTCAGGCATAA
- the rnz gene encoding ribonuclease Z produces MEFYFLGTNAGVPTIQRNVTSIALRLLEERRSMWLFDCGEGTQQEVLRSPLKLSRLEKIFITHLHGDHLFGLPGLLSSRAYQGGTTPLTVYGPLGLKQYIELSLGISQSRINYQLDIVEHTGGLLFDDGQFRVESALLDHRIDSYGYRIVEMDKPGKLNQELLERYGIKPGPVYGKLKRGESVEVEGGVMLHPQDVLGTPKKGRIITILGDTRPCPNTVVLAQDATVVVHEATFLHELANTAYEYHHSTALQAAEAAKAAGAAQLIMTHFSSRYKDQEQLHPLLEEARRVFPNSLLAEQHVLLPVPDIGS; encoded by the coding sequence ATGGAATTTTATTTTCTCGGCACGAATGCAGGTGTGCCTACGATCCAGCGAAACGTGACGTCTATCGCACTCCGTTTGCTGGAGGAACGAAGAAGCATGTGGTTGTTTGATTGCGGCGAAGGAACTCAGCAGGAGGTACTACGTTCGCCGCTTAAGCTAAGCAGGCTTGAAAAAATATTCATTACCCATTTGCATGGAGACCATCTCTTTGGTCTGCCGGGTCTACTGTCGAGCAGGGCGTATCAGGGAGGTACGACACCGCTGACGGTATACGGGCCGCTAGGACTCAAACAGTACATCGAATTATCGCTGGGAATCAGCCAATCTCGTATCAACTACCAACTAGATATTGTGGAGCATACGGGGGGGCTGTTGTTTGATGACGGGCAATTTCGGGTAGAATCGGCTCTGCTGGATCATCGTATTGACAGCTATGGCTATCGTATTGTAGAGATGGATAAGCCTGGGAAGCTCAATCAGGAGCTGCTGGAGCGATACGGAATCAAGCCCGGCCCGGTGTATGGTAAGCTGAAGCGTGGAGAAAGCGTAGAGGTGGAGGGGGGAGTCATGCTTCATCCTCAGGATGTATTGGGTACACCGAAAAAAGGACGTATTATTACCATTCTCGGTGACACTCGACCTTGCCCGAATACCGTAGTACTGGCTCAGGATGCAACGGTTGTCGTTCATGAAGCCACTTTTCTGCATGAGCTGGCAAATACGGCGTATGAATATCATCATAGTACGGCGCTCCAGGCTGCGGAAGCAGCAAAAGCGGCAGGTGCGGCTCAGTTGATCATGACGCATTTTAGTTCCAGATATAAAGATCAGGAGCAGCTCCATCCGTTGTTGGAGGAAGCGCGGAGAGTATTCCCCAATTCATTGCTGGCGGAGCAGCATGTGTTGTTACCAGTGCCCGACATCGGTTCATAA
- a CDS encoding HAD family hydrolase: MAIQAVMFDLDDTLLWDERSVEEAFDAACQTGSRESGVDPKALEEAVRKEARALYESYETFSFTQLIGINPFEGLWANFTAGEQPEFRQLEQLAPAYRKESWRRGLQQLGIDNEELAQKMATQFALERRSRPHVYEETFEILEQLKGQYKLLLLTNGSPDLQQEKLDGVPQLAPFFDHVVISGSFGKGKPDPSIFQHALGLLGIEPEHALMVGDKLTTDIQGALAAGVHSVWVNRNAKTNTTEIKPKFEIKHLSELDGIIQSFK; encoded by the coding sequence ATGGCGATTCAGGCGGTAATGTTCGATCTTGATGATACACTTCTGTGGGATGAGCGCAGCGTAGAAGAGGCATTTGACGCGGCGTGCCAGACAGGCTCCCGGGAATCAGGCGTTGATCCGAAAGCTTTGGAAGAAGCTGTCCGCAAGGAAGCGCGTGCTTTGTATGAATCTTATGAAACCTTTAGTTTTACTCAATTGATTGGCATTAATCCGTTTGAGGGATTGTGGGCGAATTTTACGGCAGGAGAGCAGCCTGAGTTCCGACAATTGGAACAGTTAGCCCCTGCTTATCGAAAGGAATCTTGGCGTAGAGGTCTCCAACAGCTGGGGATAGATAATGAAGAGTTAGCGCAAAAGATGGCAACCCAATTTGCCTTGGAAAGACGCTCACGTCCCCATGTTTATGAAGAAACGTTTGAGATTCTGGAGCAATTGAAAGGGCAGTATAAGCTTCTTTTGTTGACAAACGGCTCCCCTGATCTACAGCAGGAAAAGCTGGATGGGGTTCCGCAGTTAGCTCCATTTTTTGATCACGTTGTTATTTCAGGTTCGTTTGGTAAAGGTAAGCCGGACCCGTCTATTTTTCAGCATGCTTTGGGGCTTCTCGGTATTGAGCCTGAACATGCTTTAATGGTAGGAGATAAGCTGACGACTGATATTCAAGGGGCTCTGGCGGCAGGTGTGCACTCCGTGTGGGTGAACCGCAACGCTAAAACCAATACTACAGAAATCAAGCCAAAGTTCGAAATTAAGCATCTGTCCGAATTGGATGGAATTATTCAATCGTTTAAGTAA